The following coding sequences are from one Natrarchaeobaculum sulfurireducens window:
- the tgtA gene encoding tRNA guanosine(15) transglycosylase TgtA has translation MREHFELRAVDAGGRIGELTVPRAETTVETPALLPVINPNLDTISPRRLADEFGAEILITNSYIIHSTDDVRERAVAEGLHELLDFPGAIMTDSGSFQLSEYGEISVTTEEILEFQHRIGSDIGTPVDIPTPPDVTRERAEAELETTQERLELAETVDTGDMLVTAPVQGSTYPDLREAAARHADGTTLDVFPVGAVVPLMNEYRYDDMVDVVAAAKRGLGADAPVHLFGAGHPMMFALGVAMGCDLFDSAAYALYARDDRYLTVRGTRHLEDLEYLPCSCPVCTAFSPEELRELPDDRREEELAAHNLHVTFEELRRIKQAIRAGTLLELVEQRARAHPTMLDGYRTLLDHATQLEESDPVSKGSFFYTSHESARRPEVLRHHKRLERLSVPGSLLLTEGQPARGDEFDESWRVEPPFGPFPRALSKSYPLTAEVPERTDRAALAAAADGVARLVETNPDADVTLGHRGWPASVLERVPDGVTLVDLDEA, from the coding sequence ATGCGCGAGCACTTCGAGCTACGGGCCGTCGACGCCGGCGGGCGGATCGGCGAACTCACCGTCCCACGGGCCGAGACGACCGTCGAGACGCCGGCACTGTTGCCGGTGATCAACCCGAACCTGGATACGATTAGCCCCCGTCGACTCGCCGACGAGTTCGGTGCCGAGATCCTCATTACGAACTCCTACATCATCCATAGTACCGACGACGTCCGCGAACGCGCCGTAGCGGAGGGGCTACACGAACTGCTGGATTTCCCCGGTGCGATCATGACCGACTCGGGCTCCTTTCAACTCTCGGAGTACGGCGAGATCAGCGTCACGACCGAAGAGATCCTCGAGTTCCAGCACCGAATCGGCTCTGACATCGGGACGCCGGTCGACATCCCGACGCCACCGGACGTCACACGTGAACGCGCCGAAGCCGAACTCGAGACGACCCAGGAACGGCTCGAGCTCGCCGAAACCGTCGACACCGGCGACATGCTCGTTACCGCGCCCGTTCAGGGCTCGACCTACCCCGACCTTCGAGAGGCGGCCGCCCGCCACGCCGACGGGACCACCCTCGACGTCTTCCCGGTCGGCGCGGTCGTCCCGTTGATGAACGAGTATCGGTACGACGACATGGTCGACGTCGTCGCCGCCGCAAAGCGCGGGCTGGGTGCCGACGCACCGGTTCACCTCTTCGGTGCGGGCCACCCCATGATGTTCGCACTCGGCGTCGCGATGGGCTGTGACCTGTTTGACTCCGCCGCTTACGCTCTCTATGCCCGCGACGATCGTTATCTGACGGTTCGTGGCACCCGCCACCTCGAGGACCTCGAGTATCTCCCGTGTTCGTGTCCCGTCTGTACCGCGTTCTCGCCCGAGGAACTCCGGGAGCTGCCGGACGACCGCCGCGAGGAGGAACTCGCCGCCCACAACCTCCACGTCACGTTCGAGGAACTGCGCCGGATCAAACAGGCCATCCGCGCCGGCACCCTCCTCGAACTCGTCGAACAGCGCGCCCGGGCACACCCGACGATGCTCGACGGCTACCGGACGCTGCTCGACCACGCCACCCAGCTCGAGGAGTCCGACCCCGTCTCGAAGGGCTCGTTCTTCTACACCTCTCACGAGAGCGCCCGTCGCCCCGAGGTGCTCCGCCACCACAAACGCCTCGAGCGACTCTCAGTACCGGGCTCACTGTTGCTCACGGAGGGCCAACCCGCCCGCGGCGACGAGTTCGACGAGTCCTGGCGGGTCGAACCGCCGTTTGGCCCGTTCCCACGGGCGCTGTCGAAGAGCTATCCGCTCACCGCGGAAGTTCCCGAACGGACGGATCGTGCGGCACTCGCGGCTGCGGCCGACGGCGTCGCCCGCCTCGTCGAGACGAACCCGGACGCCGACGTGACGCTTGGCCATCGCGGCTGGCCGGCCAGCGTCCTCGAGCGCGTGCCCGACGGAGTCACGCTGGTCGACCTCGACGAGGCGTAG
- a CDS encoding response regulator, which translates to MSNAHPTSAQLLLVEDNPGDVRLTREAFEAGRIENELHVVPDGAQALDFLHRRGEYADAPRPDLILLDLNLPRTGGEAVLEELKADPELRPIPVIVLTSSRAEEDVVKSYDLHANAYLTKPVDPDEFIDTVRAFEKFWFSVVRLPPERDR; encoded by the coding sequence ATGAGTAACGCTCACCCTACATCCGCACAGCTGTTACTGGTCGAGGACAACCCCGGCGACGTCAGGCTGACCAGAGAGGCGTTCGAGGCGGGACGGATCGAGAACGAACTCCACGTCGTCCCCGACGGGGCCCAGGCGCTCGACTTTCTCCACCGGCGCGGCGAGTACGCAGACGCACCGCGGCCGGATCTCATCTTGCTGGATCTCAACCTGCCCCGGACTGGCGGCGAGGCGGTCCTCGAAGAGCTCAAAGCCGATCCCGAGTTGCGCCCGATCCCGGTAATCGTCCTGACGAGTTCTCGAGCCGAAGAGGACGTCGTCAAGTCGTACGACTTGCACGCAAACGCCTACCTCACGAAGCCGGTCGACCCCGACGAGTTCATCGACACTGTTCGTGCCTTCGAGAAGTTCTGGTTTTCCGTCGTGCGACTCCCGCCGGAGCGTGATCGGTGA
- a CDS encoding DUF4397 domain-containing protein: protein MTISRRSTIKAIGVVGAGSTLSGTALAVSEYDDDERDPEETPEDEEMGALRVAHFSPDAPDVDVYVDDDQILADVAYDDVSPYLEIAPGTYTVTITAAGDPETVAYEEQVTVDENYYTAAAIGELEGDAPVDDEEDGLEDEEADGLEDEEDDETFDEDPDTAFDVLLLVDDTPEDVQEETANLRFVHASPDAPAVDIVDEESGAAIFEGVPFGQPTGYVPVEPTETTIGVFPADDEADGLDNEDDEDGLEEADDEDDGFETEEDVIEPEDPVLSVDVELEEQMAYTAFAIGYLEDEEVDDEMADDDDDPLADDEIEEDEERPLDVRLLVDGTMEEEEDDVEPEEEEELEPDEEEPEPEEEDVEPDEEEAVDPDEEAVDPDDDELEPDEEPEPTEDDYEDDELVEADD from the coding sequence ATGACCATATCACGACGATCCACAATCAAAGCCATAGGCGTCGTCGGTGCCGGCTCGACGCTCTCCGGTACCGCACTGGCAGTCAGTGAATACGATGACGACGAACGAGATCCCGAAGAGACCCCAGAGGACGAGGAGATGGGGGCACTCCGGGTTGCACACTTCTCACCTGATGCACCGGACGTCGACGTCTACGTCGACGACGATCAGATCCTCGCGGACGTCGCGTACGACGACGTCTCGCCGTACCTCGAGATCGCACCAGGAACGTATACCGTAACTATCACCGCCGCCGGAGATCCGGAGACGGTCGCTTACGAAGAACAGGTTACGGTCGACGAAAACTACTACACCGCCGCTGCGATCGGTGAACTCGAGGGTGACGCGCCGGTCGACGACGAGGAAGATGGCCTCGAGGACGAAGAAGCAGACGGCCTCGAGGACGAGGAAGACGACGAGACGTTCGATGAGGACCCAGACACCGCGTTCGACGTCCTGTTACTCGTCGACGACACCCCCGAAGACGTACAGGAGGAGACGGCGAATCTCCGGTTCGTCCACGCCTCGCCCGACGCCCCGGCCGTCGACATCGTCGACGAAGAAAGCGGTGCAGCGATCTTCGAGGGCGTTCCCTTCGGACAACCGACCGGATACGTCCCGGTCGAACCGACCGAGACGACGATCGGGGTGTTCCCCGCGGACGACGAAGCGGACGGCCTCGATAACGAGGATGATGAGGACGGCCTCGAGGAAGCGGACGACGAGGACGACGGCTTCGAGACGGAAGAAGACGTAATCGAGCCGGAAGACCCAGTCCTATCGGTCGACGTCGAACTCGAGGAGCAGATGGCGTACACCGCCTTCGCTATCGGGTACCTCGAGGACGAGGAGGTCGACGACGAGATGGCCGACGATGACGACGATCCGTTGGCCGACGACGAGATCGAAGAGGATGAAGAGCGTCCGCTCGACGTTCGCCTGCTCGTCGACGGGACGATGGAAGAAGAAGAAGACGACGTCGAACCCGAAGAAGAAGAGGAACTGGAGCCGGACGAAGAAGAGCCCGAACCAGAAGAAGAAGACGTCGAACCGGATGAGGAAGAAGCAGTCGATCCAGATGAAGAAGCAGTCGACCCGGATGACGACGAACTCGAGCCTGACGAAGAGCCCGAGCCAACAGAAGACGACTACGAGGACGACGAGCTGGTAGAAGCTGACGACTGA
- a CDS encoding RNA-binding protein, translating into MLGATSLVLGVIVTVLFGSWLIRRFRGGSSDRRESWERHKEAQTRAPPVDLGETRRGVVEDFSEHHTGKRHAVCKVEGFVVFVEDIPRGLEEGDVIQLEVRSFNRGHTSATATFLERV; encoded by the coding sequence ATGCTCGGTGCAACGTCGCTCGTCCTCGGTGTGATCGTGACGGTCCTGTTCGGCTCGTGGCTGATCCGGCGGTTTCGCGGGGGCTCAAGCGACCGGCGTGAGTCATGGGAGCGACACAAGGAAGCCCAGACGCGAGCACCACCGGTCGACCTCGGTGAGACACGACGCGGCGTCGTCGAGGACTTCTCCGAACACCACACCGGCAAGCGCCACGCCGTCTGCAAGGTCGAGGGGTTCGTCGTCTTCGTCGAGGACATCCCCCGCGGGCTCGAGGAAGGTGACGTGATCCAACTCGAGGTTCGGTCGTTCAATCGCGGCCACACCTCTGCGACGGCGACGTTTCTCGAGCGCGTCTGA
- the arcS gene encoding archaeosine synthase subunit alpha, translating to MTEYFEVHARDGAARVGELRLESARTTPALVDDILEDAGSLWAADREVPAGDESTLTVLPHRAFPGGTAPEVQKSFAVDYPDVDYPSVAVVSSESVDDQGTDAYAVSNVQSIVGHGAALVEAVVSVREAIPADTALYFSGVATPRNVALLAYAGVDLFDATAAVIRGTEGRYLTTDEAYFLEDLEELPCSCPACQQPREAFSREDCAEHNRNALEAELGIVRQRIRDGRLRDYLEGQARQDQWLTAAMRELDSQWSYLEERTPILRDAQIDAASEETLRRVEIQRYADRVTTRYRNRFRNPLVLVPCSAAKPYSESQSHRQFHDAIQWRGHLVSMTSPIGVVPQELETTYPAQHYDTVVTGRWSEDEKQFVSEVLRRYLERNAESYPYVVAHVPDEGYRDIVSRVEESWTGEEDLDVTYTVPEGGHPTDDESLTNLASALSGELKYSKREREHNTVRAIADYLLGDGAGDGLFEEIQTTSRYPKIQVRDREDTQLATMVPQYGTLSFTLEGAKRWVEADVPTKRVEIDGFVPHGSVLAPGVVDADEDIRVGDEVVVDGPNAFGVGRAEMFGREMAESTRGIACEIRHVEEK from the coding sequence ATGACCGAGTACTTCGAAGTACACGCTCGCGACGGGGCCGCGCGCGTGGGCGAACTCCGCCTCGAGTCGGCCCGGACGACACCCGCGCTTGTCGACGACATCCTCGAGGATGCGGGCTCGCTGTGGGCTGCCGATCGCGAGGTACCCGCGGGCGACGAGTCGACGCTGACCGTGCTCCCCCACCGAGCGTTCCCCGGCGGCACCGCCCCGGAAGTCCAGAAGTCGTTCGCCGTCGACTACCCCGACGTCGACTATCCGAGCGTCGCCGTCGTCTCGAGTGAGTCCGTCGACGATCAGGGGACCGACGCCTACGCCGTCTCCAACGTGCAGTCAATCGTCGGCCACGGCGCGGCACTCGTCGAGGCCGTCGTCTCCGTCCGCGAGGCGATTCCGGCCGACACCGCACTCTACTTCTCGGGGGTCGCGACGCCGCGAAACGTCGCGCTGCTCGCCTACGCTGGCGTCGACCTCTTCGATGCGACCGCGGCCGTCATCAGGGGCACCGAGGGCCGCTATCTCACGACCGACGAGGCGTACTTCCTCGAGGACCTCGAGGAACTGCCCTGCTCGTGTCCGGCCTGCCAGCAGCCACGCGAGGCGTTTTCCCGCGAGGACTGCGCCGAACACAACCGCAACGCACTCGAGGCCGAACTCGGAATCGTCCGCCAGCGGATTCGCGACGGCCGCCTGCGCGATTACCTCGAGGGACAGGCCCGTCAGGATCAGTGGCTCACCGCGGCGATGCGCGAACTGGATTCACAGTGGAGCTATCTCGAAGAGCGCACGCCGATCCTGCGGGACGCCCAGATCGACGCCGCGAGCGAAGAGACGCTGCGCCGGGTGGAGATTCAGCGGTACGCCGACCGCGTGACGACGCGGTACCGGAACCGATTCCGAAACCCGCTCGTCTTGGTGCCCTGCTCGGCGGCGAAACCCTACAGCGAGTCCCAGAGCCACCGTCAGTTCCACGACGCGATCCAGTGGCGCGGTCACCTCGTCTCGATGACCAGCCCGATCGGCGTCGTCCCGCAGGAACTCGAGACCACGTACCCGGCCCAGCACTACGACACCGTCGTGACGGGCCGGTGGTCCGAAGACGAAAAACAGTTCGTCAGCGAGGTACTCCGGCGGTATCTCGAGCGCAACGCCGAGAGTTACCCGTACGTCGTCGCGCACGTCCCCGACGAGGGCTACCGGGACATCGTTTCCCGCGTCGAGGAGTCGTGGACCGGCGAGGAGGACCTCGACGTGACGTACACCGTCCCCGAGGGTGGCCACCCAACCGATGACGAATCACTCACGAACCTCGCTTCGGCGCTTTCGGGCGAACTCAAATACTCCAAACGCGAGCGCGAGCACAACACCGTCCGCGCCATCGCCGACTACCTGCTCGGCGACGGGGCCGGCGACGGCCTCTTCGAGGAGATCCAGACCACGAGCCGATACCCGAAGATCCAGGTCCGCGACCGCGAGGACACGCAACTGGCCACGATGGTCCCCCAGTACGGGACGCTGTCGTTCACGCTCGAGGGGGCAAAGCGGTGGGTCGAGGCCGACGTCCCCACGAAGCGCGTCGAAATCGACGGCTTCGTCCCCCACGGCAGCGTGCTCGCGCCTGGCGTCGTCGACGCCGACGAGGACATCCGGGTGGGCGACGAGGTCGTCGTCGACGGGCCCAACGCCTTCGGCGTCGGCCGCGCCGAGATGTTCGGCCGCGAGATGGCCGAGAGCACCCGAGGGATCGCCTGCGAGATCCGTCACGTCGAAGAGAAATAA
- a CDS encoding PadR family transcriptional regulator, with protein MDKLTGFQRDLLYVIAGKDRPSGQEILDDINRYIDQPVTHGRLYPNLDTLVEMDLVEKGQLDRRTNYYALTPKGRRELQRRQEWVDQYVDV; from the coding sequence ATGGACAAACTCACCGGATTTCAACGTGACCTCTTGTACGTCATCGCCGGCAAAGACCGTCCGTCAGGCCAGGAGATTCTCGACGATATCAATCGGTACATCGATCAACCGGTCACACACGGCCGGCTGTATCCGAACCTCGACACTCTTGTCGAGATGGACCTCGTCGAGAAAGGCCAACTCGATCGACGGACGAACTACTACGCTCTGACTCCCAAAGGGCGGCGAGAACTCCAGCGCCGACAGGAGTGGGTCGATCAGTACGTCGACGTCTAA
- a CDS encoding bacterio-opsin activator domain-containing protein, giving the protein MSETEPNETTAPDSASLLRILLIEDNPGDARLIEEMLRDTAELARRVSADEHEDRRPELTHANRLEDGLERLRSESADVVLLDLNLPDSTGLETLERVDGESDVPIVVLTGVRDQRIGVDAIQRGAQDFLVKDEVTSELLVRTIYHAIERARQERIRHRQRDQLEAFNRLNRIGHDVTHAVITTETRDELEQRVCDRLVKSDAYRFAWIGEVNPGSDQVIPKVAAGVGEDYLEEIEVSADADDPTGQGPTGRAIRTGSVQITTDVQTDPAFEPWREQATERDYRSSAAVPIVHEDLVYGVLNLYSARPRAFTEPEIPILARIGDVIAHAITAIERRDALVSDTVVELEFRLDEMAEPLVDLSATEACSIEIDQLVSGDEALLAYGSANDVSQETFLEAVDRTPGITDARVLAARRETFEFELVAPAAVSLFETIATHGGRVESATIADGEFRFVVELPRGRDTRQMVELIQNERDDITHLAQRTTDRSDHAESGAQSVLEDELTEKQRVALETAYYAGYFDWPRGSTGEEIADRLGIAPATLNQHLRTAERKFFDLVLGE; this is encoded by the coding sequence ATGAGCGAAACCGAACCCAACGAGACGACGGCTCCCGACTCAGCGAGCCTCCTTCGCATCCTTCTGATCGAAGACAACCCCGGCGACGCTCGGCTGATCGAGGAGATGCTTCGCGATACCGCCGAACTCGCCCGGCGGGTCAGCGCCGACGAGCACGAGGACCGAAGACCAGAGCTAACCCACGCGAACCGCCTCGAGGACGGCCTCGAGCGGCTCCGTTCCGAGTCCGCAGACGTGGTGTTACTCGATTTGAACTTACCCGACAGCACGGGACTGGAGACACTCGAGCGAGTCGACGGCGAGAGCGACGTGCCGATCGTCGTTCTCACTGGAGTCCGCGACCAGCGTATCGGCGTCGACGCGATCCAGCGTGGGGCGCAGGACTTTCTCGTCAAAGACGAGGTGACAAGCGAGTTGCTCGTCCGGACGATCTATCACGCGATCGAGCGCGCCCGACAGGAACGAATTCGACACCGTCAGCGCGACCAACTCGAGGCGTTCAACCGGCTCAACCGGATCGGCCACGACGTGACTCACGCGGTGATCACGACAGAGACGCGAGACGAACTCGAGCAACGGGTCTGTGACCGGCTCGTCAAGTCCGACGCGTATCGGTTCGCCTGGATCGGCGAGGTCAACCCTGGCAGCGACCAGGTCATCCCGAAAGTCGCCGCCGGCGTTGGCGAAGACTACCTCGAGGAGATCGAGGTGAGCGCCGACGCGGACGATCCGACCGGACAGGGGCCAACCGGACGGGCTATTCGGACCGGGAGCGTACAGATCACGACGGACGTTCAAACCGATCCTGCGTTCGAGCCCTGGCGCGAACAGGCCACTGAGCGGGACTACCGCTCGTCAGCGGCGGTCCCGATCGTCCACGAAGACCTCGTCTATGGCGTCCTGAACCTTTATTCGGCCCGACCACGAGCGTTCACCGAACCCGAGATTCCGATCCTTGCTCGCATCGGCGACGTTATCGCCCACGCGATTACGGCGATCGAGCGCAGGGACGCCCTCGTCAGCGACACCGTCGTCGAACTCGAGTTCCGACTCGACGAGATGGCCGAGCCGCTGGTCGACCTTTCGGCGACCGAAGCGTGTTCGATCGAGATCGACCAACTCGTCAGCGGTGACGAGGCACTGCTCGCCTACGGCTCGGCCAACGACGTCTCACAGGAGACGTTTCTCGAGGCCGTCGACCGAACACCGGGGATCACCGACGCACGGGTGCTTGCGGCCAGACGTGAGACGTTCGAGTTCGAACTCGTTGCCCCTGCGGCCGTCTCGCTGTTCGAGACGATCGCTACCCACGGCGGGCGCGTCGAGTCAGCGACGATCGCCGACGGGGAGTTCCGATTCGTCGTCGAACTTCCGCGCGGGCGAGACACTCGCCAGATGGTCGAACTCATCCAGAACGAACGCGACGACATCACTCATCTCGCCCAGCGGACGACCGACCGCAGCGACCACGCCGAGTCGGGTGCACAGTCGGTCCTCGAAGACGAACTCACCGAAAAACAGCGAGTCGCACTCGAGACGGCGTACTACGCGGGCTACTTCGATTGGCCCCGTGGGAGTACGGGCGAAGAGATCGCCGACCGACTTGGGATCGCCCCCGCGACGTTAAACCAGCACCTCCGGACGGCCGAACGGAAGTTCTTCGATTTGGTACTCGGGGAGTAG
- a CDS encoding NUDIX hydrolase has translation MPTDPLAWKTLDRSVAYTCPGFDVVNETVRLPDETETDFDYLSEPASVCVLPFRPDGDVVCIDEWRQAVGRVNRGLPVGGTEPDDDDLEAAARRELAEETGHEADRLEPLVTVEPANGMADAVLHVFVAFDCRPTAEQRLDHNESIRVTVMGYDDLLEAVGAGEIRDGRTVLAVSHYELFGVDGE, from the coding sequence ATGCCAACCGATCCGCTGGCCTGGAAGACGCTCGATCGCTCGGTAGCGTACACCTGCCCCGGCTTCGACGTCGTTAACGAAACCGTTCGACTTCCTGACGAAACCGAGACCGACTTCGACTACCTCTCGGAACCAGCGAGCGTCTGCGTGCTCCCCTTTCGTCCGGACGGCGACGTCGTCTGCATCGACGAGTGGCGACAGGCTGTCGGCCGCGTCAACCGCGGCCTCCCCGTCGGCGGTACCGAACCTGACGACGACGACCTCGAGGCCGCGGCCCGTCGCGAACTCGCCGAAGAGACCGGCCACGAGGCCGACCGGCTCGAGCCGCTGGTGACCGTCGAACCCGCCAACGGTATGGCCGACGCCGTCTTGCACGTCTTCGTCGCGTTCGACTGCCGGCCGACGGCCGAACAACGACTCGATCACAACGAGAGTATCCGCGTGACGGTGATGGGGTACGACGACCTTCTCGAGGCCGTCGGCGCTGGTGAGATCCGCGACGGCCGAACCGTGCTCGCGGTCTCACACTACGAGTTGTTCGGCGTCGACGGCGAGTGA
- a CDS encoding HdeD family acid-resistance protein produces the protein MTPIHAVSTAGDVPEYSLERGWRTLAIAGGVVGLLGLLAIAFPFVTGLSVTLGLGALLLVSGIVHGAHAFTAQGWDGRLWQVALAVVSVLAGLLLLVNPVVGLVGLTMLVIAYLAVDAVAELWMAMRMDEQPGRASIAASGVLSLVLALLLWVGFPADAAWAIGLLVGISLLLTGLSMAVVAITGRKAEDVTPPATEPRQA, from the coding sequence ATGACTCCGATACACGCAGTCTCGACAGCCGGTGACGTACCCGAATACTCCCTCGAGCGCGGCTGGCGGACGCTCGCGATCGCTGGCGGGGTCGTCGGTCTGCTCGGACTCCTCGCGATCGCGTTCCCGTTCGTGACCGGGCTTTCGGTAACACTCGGGCTTGGCGCACTCCTCCTCGTCAGCGGAATCGTCCACGGCGCTCACGCGTTCACCGCTCAGGGCTGGGACGGCCGACTCTGGCAGGTCGCACTCGCCGTCGTCTCCGTACTCGCCGGTCTCCTCTTGCTGGTGAACCCCGTCGTCGGCCTCGTGGGCCTCACGATGCTGGTGATCGCGTACCTGGCGGTCGACGCCGTCGCTGAGCTCTGGATGGCGATGCGGATGGACGAACAGCCTGGACGAGCGTCGATCGCTGCCAGCGGCGTCCTCTCGCTTGTCCTCGCTTTGCTCCTCTGGGTCGGCTTCCCGGCTGATGCGGCCTGGGCGATCGGTCTCCTCGTGGGCATCAGCCTCCTGTTGACCGGTCTCTCGATGGCGGTCGTCGCCATTACCGGCCGAAAAGCCGAGGACGTGACGCCGCCTGCGACCGAACCGCGCCAGGCATAG